Proteins encoded by one window of Blautia faecicola:
- a CDS encoding kinase, which produces MGKLIILRGNSGSGKTTVAKELQKKFGYNTMLISQDEIRRNILWVKDGIDTKALPLMIELLKYGYEHSDIVILEGIMYEEWYNPLFKVANELYGSNVYSYYFDIPFEETIRRHQTRSKSQEFGEEHMRGWWREKDFSAVLKEQLITCEMDANSIVAKVYADLLKEE; this is translated from the coding sequence ATGGGAAAACTAATTATACTTAGAGGGAATTCGGGAAGTGGAAAGACAACGGTGGCTAAGGAATTACAAAAGAAATTTGGTTACAATACAATGCTCATTTCGCAAGATGAAATCAGAAGGAATATATTGTGGGTTAAAGATGGCATAGATACTAAAGCATTACCGCTTATGATAGAACTTTTGAAATATGGATATGAGCATAGTGATATTGTTATTCTGGAAGGAATTATGTACGAGGAATGGTATAATCCCTTGTTTAAGGTGGCGAACGAATTATATGGTTCAAATGTATATTCGTATTATTTTGATATTCCGTTTGAGGAGACGATAAGACGACATCAAACAAGGAGTAAAAGCCAAGAATTTGGTGAGGAACATATGCGCGGATGGTGGAGAGAAAAAGATTTCTCTGCTGTTCTTAAGGAACAGCTTATTACCTGTGAAATGGATGCGAATAGCATTGTAGCAAAGGTATATGCGGATTTGCTAAAGGAAGAATAG
- a CDS encoding histidine phosphatase family protein: MTKVYFVRHAQPEHDWEEDRTRPLTEEGKKDSEIVLEFLKDKKIDAFYCSPYKRSMDTIAEAAAFFTKEIITDERLREREKGSDGNNHGMFQKRWADHDYHEDGGESIAMVQNRNIEALNEILSDNTDKEIVIGTHGTALSTILNFYDNSFGCEDFLRIIDWMPYIIELDFEGDKLVGKQEHCHVQKEFKGKQRADKK; encoded by the coding sequence ATGACAAAAGTGTATTTTGTGCGTCACGCACAACCGGAGCATGATTGGGAAGAAGACAGAACGAGACCTTTGACAGAAGAAGGAAAGAAAGATTCTGAGATTGTATTGGAATTTTTGAAGGACAAAAAAATAGATGCATTTTATTGTAGTCCATATAAACGTAGTATGGATACTATTGCAGAGGCAGCAGCTTTTTTCACAAAAGAGATTATAACGGATGAGAGATTAAGGGAGCGTGAAAAAGGTTCTGATGGAAACAACCACGGAATGTTTCAGAAACGCTGGGCTGACCATGATTATCATGAAGATGGTGGAGAATCCATTGCTATGGTTCAAAATCGTAATATAGAGGCGTTGAACGAGATTTTATCAGATAATACAGATAAAGAGATTGTTATAGGAACCCATGGTACTGCCCTTAGTACGATATTGAATTTTTATGACAATAGCTTTGGATGTGAAGATTTTCTGAGAATTATAGATTGGATGCCATATATTATAGAACTGGATTTTGAAGGTGATAAGTTGGTTGGTAAACAGGAACATTGCCATGTGCAGAAGGAATTTAAGGGCAAGCAGCGTGCGGATAAGAAGTAG
- a CDS encoding non-canonical purine NTP pyrophosphatase: MKLLYGTGNLAKLSAMRNRLEQLDIELIGLNDMRAEGKIVPKVIEDGNTPLENARLKAMAYYEAFQIPVFSCDSGLYFDNVPDEVQPGVHVRNVNGKCLSDDEMIDYYSGLVKAYGNLVARYRNAICFVMDNTHIYEAMEPSMESEKFILTDKPHSTIRKEGFPLDSISLDIKTNKYYYDLPEDKLEQVAVEDGFLEFFKNILNLN, from the coding sequence ATGAAATTACTATATGGAACGGGGAATCTGGCAAAATTATCTGCAATGAGGAACCGACTTGAGCAGTTAGATATAGAATTAATTGGATTAAATGATATGAGAGCAGAGGGCAAGATTGTTCCAAAAGTAATAGAGGATGGCAATACCCCTCTTGAAAATGCAAGGCTGAAAGCAATGGCATATTATGAGGCTTTTCAAATTCCTGTATTTTCTTGTGATTCAGGATTGTATTTTGATAATGTCCCAGATGAGGTTCAGCCTGGCGTGCATGTTCGTAATGTGAATGGAAAATGTTTGTCAGATGATGAAATGATAGATTATTATTCAGGATTGGTAAAAGCATATGGGAATCTTGTGGCAAGGTACAGGAATGCAATTTGTTTTGTAATGGATAATACGCATATATATGAGGCAATGGAGCCGTCTATGGAAAGCGAGAAATTTATTTTAACAGATAAACCTCACAGCACGATTAGAAAAGAGGGATTCCCGTTGGATAGCATATCTCTTGATATAAAGACGAATAAATACTATTACGATTTGCCGGAAGATAAATTAGAGCAGGTGGCTGTTGAAGATGGTTTTTTAGAATTCTTCAAGAATATTTTAAATCTGAATTAG
- a CDS encoding GNAT family N-acetyltransferase, whose product MIREANKNDLDEILQLYYKRATMEDIDELVRTRIIVLRAANKLSDDEDMSVVEEESYAYYRRALKNGEHIAYLVYDNGKFIGAGGVSFYQVMPTYHNPTGKKAYIMNMYTAPEYRRQGIAIHTLDLLVKDAKEQGVLQIALEATDMGRPLYERYGFVKMEDEMELI is encoded by the coding sequence ATGATTAGAGAAGCAAACAAAAATGATTTAGATGAAATATTACAGCTTTACTATAAAAGAGCAACAATGGAAGATATCGATGAATTGGTAAGAACAAGAATAATTGTCCTTCGTGCCGCTAACAAATTGTCAGATGATGAGGATATGTCCGTTGTGGAGGAGGAATCATATGCATACTATAGGCGTGCGTTGAAAAACGGAGAGCATATTGCATATTTGGTGTATGATAACGGAAAGTTTATCGGAGCTGGTGGTGTCAGCTTTTATCAGGTTATGCCGACCTATCATAATCCGACAGGTAAAAAGGCGTATATTATGAATATGTATACGGCACCGGAATATAGAAGACAGGGAATTGCAATTCACACATTGGATTTGCTGGTGAAGGATGCGAAGGAACAGGGTGTGCTACAGATTGCATTAGAGGCAACGGATATGGGACGACCTTTGTATGAGAGATACGGATTTGTAAAAATGGAAGATGAAATGGAGCTGATATAG
- a CDS encoding M24 family metallopeptidase has translation MLEVKFYDTVDDSLLKFAVIISQSNGKWVFCKHKERDTYEAPGGHREVGEDILETAKRELQEETGAIQFDINPICVYSVTGKNSVNETGEETFGLLCFAEIREFSGQLDSEMEKVVLMDELPQNWTYPLIQPKLIEKYMQIEKQSYSQIQLAAKQTIEYIKNTIKPGMNLLEIRKLSEEKLLELGADSFWYWDVGAFVFAGDETTVSVSGKQYVTSDRVIGNNDIITIDLSPQVGNIWGDYARTIIVENGMVVENIGLIKNPEWKSGLQMEEKLHAELLRFATKETTFEKLYYHMNECIVENGFVNLDFMGNLGHSIVKTKGDRVYIEKGNMTKLGDVKYFTFEPHISFPDSKYGYKKENIYYFDENGLMKL, from the coding sequence ATGTTGGAAGTAAAATTTTATGATACAGTAGATGATTCACTATTGAAATTTGCAGTAATTATTTCACAGAGCAATGGTAAATGGGTATTTTGCAAACATAAGGAGCGAGATACCTATGAGGCTCCGGGAGGTCATCGCGAAGTTGGAGAAGATATTTTGGAAACTGCTAAGAGAGAACTTCAGGAAGAAACAGGTGCCATACAGTTTGATATTAATCCAATATGTGTTTATTCCGTTACGGGTAAGAATAGTGTAAATGAGACCGGTGAGGAAACATTTGGATTATTATGTTTTGCGGAGATAAGGGAATTTTCAGGTCAACTGGATAGTGAGATGGAAAAGGTTGTACTTATGGATGAGTTGCCACAAAACTGGACATATCCGTTGATTCAGCCTAAATTGATTGAAAAGTATATGCAGATAGAAAAGCAGTCTTACAGCCAGATACAGTTGGCAGCAAAACAGACTATAGAATACATAAAGAATACTATCAAGCCGGGAATGAATTTACTCGAGATACGAAAGTTATCTGAGGAAAAACTGTTAGAGTTGGGTGCAGATTCGTTCTGGTATTGGGATGTTGGTGCATTTGTATTTGCAGGAGATGAAACAACTGTTTCTGTATCTGGTAAGCAGTATGTAACTTCGGATAGAGTTATAGGAAATAACGATATAATAACCATTGATTTAAGTCCGCAGGTGGGGAATATCTGGGGAGACTATGCGAGAACTATTATTGTAGAAAACGGCATGGTTGTAGAGAATATAGGGCTGATTAAAAATCCGGAATGGAAAAGCGGTCTCCAGATGGAAGAGAAATTACATGCAGAATTGTTACGCTTTGCTACGAAGGAAACAACCTTTGAGAAATTGTACTATCATATGAATGAGTGCATAGTGGAAAATGGATTTGTGAATCTTGATTTTATGGGCAACCTGGGACATTCCATTGTGAAAACTAAAGGTGATAGAGTTTACATTGAAAAAGGTAATATGACCAAGCTTGGCGATGTGAAGTATTTTACATTTGAACCGCACATATCATTTCCAGATTCAAAGTATGGATATAAGAAAGAGAATATTTATTACTTTGATGAAAATGGGCTGATGAAACTTTAA
- a CDS encoding inorganic pyrophosphatase, with protein sequence MRHDIIEYAEISSVIGRTVTVTVDRPLGSYHPEHKNMYYPINYGYVEGIMAPDGEEQDVYILGVDEAIEKFTGKIIAIVHRNDDVEEKWVVAPEGMAFTKEEICEQIHFQEQYFDSEIVM encoded by the coding sequence ATGAGACATGATATTATCGAGTATGCAGAAATTAGTTCTGTTATTGGTAGAACAGTAACCGTAACTGTTGACAGACCATTGGGCAGTTACCACCCAGAACATAAGAATATGTATTATCCAATAAATTATGGGTATGTGGAAGGCATCATGGCACCGGACGGAGAAGAGCAGGATGTTTACATATTAGGTGTGGATGAAGCGATAGAAAAGTTCACAGGTAAGATTATCGCTATTGTTCATAGAAATGATGATGTGGAAGAGAAATGGGTTGTTGCACCGGAAGGTATGGCATTTACCAAGGAAGAAATCTGTGAGCAGATTCATTTTCAGGAACAGTATTTTGATAGTGAGATTGTGATGTAA